In Eulemur rufifrons isolate Redbay chromosome 2, OSU_ERuf_1, whole genome shotgun sequence, the sequence CTCACTGTCCCTAAGGTGAACCTGCTGTCAAGGCCAGATCCAGCCATCAGCATTCCACGGGTGCAGGCATGCCAGCCCTCTGCAGTCCACTTGGCGATTCTGCCATCTTGTCCACAAGAGTCCAGGAGAGATCTTGTAAAATGCCTTGAAGTCCATCTTGGGCTTCGTTGTTCCCCTATGACTTCTGTTCCATTCCCTCCCATGTTTTGTTCCCTATTCGCTCCgacagtctttttctttctgccgTCGTTAGCATTCTCCCCTCTGCCCTTAAGCACTGACCAAAGCATTTTCTGCCCGCCGGCCTTAGTGcatcctgccctccccagctTCTGGGCTCTCATTTGCCAGCATCGTCTCCAGGCCGCCCTCCTTCCTGTCTGCCCTTGGCTGGGTGCCCTTCGTTCCATCCTCGGAGATGACCTGAAATCTGAGCTCCCTGCATCCACTGCTCAGCGGCCTCCCCAGGCTCTTTAGCTACACTCTTAATGCCTCCAAAGCATCATCTGTGATTTTATAGCTGGGATTTTATTGCCGACAGTCTCCTAACCCTCCTGAGTCATTTTCCCTTTTAGTGTCTCAGTTCATGGGATCATGACTCTTTTTCTCAGAACCATTTGAAATCTTCCCTCCTGAGGCTGGGGGCACATGCTGACAACTCGACCTCACTTTCTCCAATGACCCCCTGTTCTCCAAGGACTCCGCATTCAGTGAGCAATTCTGCACTGCTGGACAGAAATCATTGATGGCTTGTGCCCCAATCACATCTGCCACCACCTTGGAGGTGAAATTGTCACAAAATGAGTTTAGAATTTACTAGATGGTCTGCTCTTAGCTGAACGCAATTTTCAGTACGTGCCCTGTGAGGGGAATTCCTTACCACTCCTCTTATTCTTGGGCAAGTTTTGAGGCCTTCCCCAGGCGGACGTCCATTCTCTCCAGCTGGTTGGGAAACCTCTAAGCTACCACCACAACCatctcctccaccctccaccttACCCAGGACTCTCCAGCAGGCACCCTCTTTCAGGCTCACAGATTGCCCTCTACTCAGGACTTATTGGCACGTAGAGTTGCTCTCCCTTCTTTTCTAATGGAGCAGTTTTCTTCAGCAAGGGAGGGAGTCTCACCTTTCCCTCGGCTCAGGTTTGGGCCCTGAGTCTAGGAGGGCCCTTGTCTCAGCCCCTCACTCAGCCTGATGCACATGGAGCTTTGGACAGACATCCTGTGGGCCGGTGGGGCTCTATTTTGACCAGGAAGCCCTTAGGGCCAGCGTAACCCTCAATTCCTTCCTATTGGGGACCTCATGGTGGCCTCCCCTTCAAATATCTGAGCCACTCCTTGCTGTTATGAGGGTCATCCCCAATGCTGGCAACCTGCCATCAAATGGGCTATAGCACTTAGTTGAAACCTTTCCCTTGCCCTCATCCAAGGAACTGAGTGGGCGTGGGATGAAGGAGTGGGAAAAACAGTTGGCAGTCCTGTTTGGTAACAGATGTGCAGCCTCATTCCCTAgagatgcaggacacagtgaatTTCCATCAAGACAGTGTCCCACAGGAGGGGTCCCTGGTGCCCCATGAGTCCTGCCTGGCACTCTCCCctagctcctgggctcagtctCTGTATCTTTCCTTGCCAGTTCCTTTCTTACTTCTCCCCCGTCCCCACACCAACCAGATAGAATGTCAGGATCCGTGTGGCTGAGCCCAGATCCAGACTTTAGTCTCACGCAGCAGAGGCACCTCACTCCCAGAATGGCAATTCTCTGTTGTGTCTCCCTCTTTGTACTGGCCGCAGGGGAGCTCAGAGCCAAGCCTGCAAtaaactggtgtgtgtgtgtgtgtgtgtgtgtgtgtgtaggcccTCACAGCCCGTGTTTTTGTGAACAAATAATAGAATTGTGTCCAGTCCTTACCACATGCTGTGAACTGTAGGCACCGACCTCACtcatgctttttcttatttttcaacacCTACCTTTCCTATTCTCATTTCTTCACACATAATACGTATTTGATTTGTTTTATCCTGATGCATTGTGAGTATGCCTTAAATTCTACTGAGACGAGGCAAGAGCATAAACAAGCAAaagcagagagagacaaaggTTACTCTTCTAGAAATCTTCCTTGCTTACAGCACCTGCTCCTCTTCCATCTGCTCTGCCTTTAGTCTTTTTCCAGAGGCCTCTGCTTACAGCTTCTTCCTGCACAAGCAAAGTACAGTCCAGTTTCTTTAAAAGGTTTGAGTATTTTCTTCCGTCCTCCCATCCTGAACAATCCACATTTTCAGGGCTCTGCCCACAGGTCTGTGACTTAGCCTGCCTGTCTATGAAGCCGTTAGCAAGTTGGAAACACCTTTTGCCCCAGTCAGAAGTGGAGATTAGTGTCTCACAGGTGCACACATTTGGGTCTGCTGTATGAATTACAGGACTCCAAGCATCTTAGGAGAAGAGGCCCTGGGTTGACATTGTCTGTCTACCCTCCTGGTGCTTCTGCTCTGATTTCAGATCCTGGACGTGAACCTGaaggccccagccctgctgctgagCCAGCTGCTGCCCCACATGGAGAATAGGTGCCAcagcgtgggggtggggactggtGGGAGTTGGGGGGCCCAGGGCACAGGAGTAGAGCTGGGCACAGCCAGAGGGGTGAGGACAGAAGGAGTCTCTCTGGGTCCTTCACATCCCCCCATCTCGCTCTGTGCTGCCTCACACTTTGTGTGGCTGCTGTTTCTAATACCAGTGGCTGCTGGAGGAGGGTTATGTTCCAGGGGCCCACGCATGCTCTCCTTGGCCTTGACATCACCAGGTTTGGGCCAAGGCTGTGATTTAGCTCCTTAAGCTTGTGGCCTGGTCATTCTCACCTCCCTGCTCTCTGGTCTCACCATGTTAAAAGCGTAATGCAGTTTGCCCCATTTCTCCCCATAGGAAGAAGCCCATTCCAGACTCCTCCTCATTCCCTGCAACTTGGTCTCCAGGGACCCTGCCTCTGTTCCACATCCTGCAAATCTGACTGTGCTCCCTACCCTTTAGGGACTGGCTGGGGGCTGTCTCAGGGAGAAGGAAGGTTCCTGACCATCACTTCTGTCTCCTCTGCCCATCTGCTCCTTAGAGGCTTCCCACTGAGGGGTATCCACCACCAGCCCCTGGTGCCTCTTCACCAAGCCCAACCTGCCCTCTTCTTCATGCACATGGCTAGAGAGGAAGGGCAGTGGAAGGGTTATGAGCATGGACATCCTATTTATGAGAAATAGGGCTGGAACCACAGCTCTGCCACTCAGTGGCTGCTaccaaacctctctgagcctcagtttcctcagctgtgaaatggggataataggaCCTGTGTTGCTGCTGTGAGGTTTGCAGTATTTAATGACTGCGTTGCAGCACCTCCATCAGTAGTAAGTTGTTAGCTTCATCTCTCCTCTGCGTCTGTCTCCTCTCAGGAGGGGTGCTGTTGTCCTGATCTCTTCCATTGCAGCTTATATGCCACATGTGGTAAGTGCTTGGTCCTTGTGCTCCTGGGTGGTATAGGGTCAGGGGCAACTGTGCTCTGTTCCCCAGAACCCCACAAGGACAATGCCCGCAACAGACCCCACCTTACTTCTCATGCCCTGGGCTGAGGTTTGTCCCCGTGTGACTGCTGGGTCCCTTGTATCCAGCTCCTGTTCTCAGACATGGCTGGGGAGAGTGCATCTGGGCTCTGGGCTTGGACAGGAGGGGCCCCCTGCAGGTGAGAAACCTAGCTGATGCTTCCCCCTACCCCCACATCCAGTCACTCTCTCCATTCCTTGCCAGGAACTCGGCGCCTACAATGTAAGCAAAACAGCCCTGCTGGGCCTCACCAGGACGCTGGCGTTGGAGCTGGCCCCCAAGGACATCCGGGTGAACTGCCTGGTTCCAGGAATTATAGAGACTGACTTTAGCAAAGTGGTGAGGACTGGGGTGTGTCCCCCCTCCCTAGAGACTAAGGGATGAAGAGATGACTGGGGCCTCAGGTCAGCATGCTTATGGCTGAGGTCCTCACTGTCTTCTGAACTCAGCCATGGTCCAGTCCATCCACCCCGAGAAGATGCTGCTTCTCCTGAGAAGGGCAAACCTGCCCTGGGTGTTCTGCCAGGTGGCCACCTTGGGGCTCTGCCCCTATATCCTTATTTTAGCAGCACTGACCTTTTCATCCCTTTCCTTTGCCCAGTTACACAAGAACAAGGTTTTCTGGAAAAACTTCAAGGAAAACATGCGGCTGCAGAGGCAAGTGGGGTTCGGAGCTTTGGTGGTCTGAGTacagctggggaggggtggctgTGTCTATCTCAAAAGCAGACCCCTCTTTGTCTGCTGGCCATTCTTTCTGCTGAGGTCTGGGGTCCACATGGCCCTGGAGGGTGCAAGTAGCCCCCTGTGTCCATCCTCCCTACCGCCATGGAACCCACTCCCACTTGTGGCCTGTGAGCCCCAGAGCAGCAGAATCAGAGTACAAGAAGACTGACGCTGTGCCCTCTCCCACCCAGGATTGGGCAACCCGAGGACTGTGCAGGACTCGTGTCCTTCCTGTGCTCTCCAGAGGCCAGCTACATCTCTGGGGAGAACATCACGGTGGCTGGCTTCTCCCCTCGTCTTTGAGTGGGTGGGGATGGCCGTGCAGTTGTGGCTCTGCACTCAGAAGCTAGGAGATCATTTTcgtctggagacagagtctgcaGCTCTGCCCGACTAGCAATCTGGGGGCTTGCTTGTGCTAGgcttgaggaagaagaaaaaccctTCAGTGATTGCATCTTCAGGACTTCTCGGCATGACTATTATAGATTCAGCTGATCCAAGCAGCCTGTGGGACTCTCAGTGTGGGCTGCGGAACTTAAAGATTTTATGGGGCTGGTGCTTTGAAGGAAACTTGAGGGAAAAGAAGAGGCTCAGGCACCTGAAAGATTCCAGCTCCTTCTCTCTGTAATTTGTGctttaaacatttctttcctaaaataaaCTCAAATTTATCCACAAGTCTGGAAGTGCCTGGCAAGGGTGGGGCCCATGGGCAGCATGGCTTGGGGAGAAGGGCTCTCCCACCAGCTGCCTCCTTTGCTGCTCAGAGCCGTCGCAAACCGTCGTGATGAGGCGCGAGTGCGGTGCTTTACGGCAGGTTGGTGGGTGCTCCGTTCCCTGAGCCCGGCCTGCTGGAAGCTGAGCAAGGCTCCGTGTGAGGTGGTGGAAAATTCTGGCTTTTTCCACGGGTTCTCCAGGCTCGTACTtcttaatgggtttttttttttttttttttttttcttcctgagccACACAGGTCTTTGAGAACCTGAAGAAAAAATAGTTACACCAAATCTTGTGTATAATTCCAAGGAGAAGTGAGTAGTCAGTGCTGAAGTTCCTCTCCTGGGATAGGCCAAGGTGCAGCTCCTATAGAAAAGGCCCTGTTAGTTGTCCTGAGTCACATTCGCAGCCTCCATCCTTCTGTGTGTCCATGTCCAAGGCCCAGTTGAGGAGAAACAGTGACCTTCGAGTCATCCGTGGCCCGTGCATACCTCTCTTGTCATATGCCAGTTTTGTCCCGACCGGTGCAGAGGGAGGAACTAGACCACGCTTCCGACACCACCACTGGCCTGTGTCTCACTGAAGCCCCTCACCAGCGCCTCCCCTCCAGACCTCTGGGGGATGGGTCCTCGTGAGAATAATTCAATTACTAGACTATTTATTGCCCCTACTATGAGCCCGGCATTGTGCCAGCCACCCTGgagaatacaaatataaattagaCCCTAACCTCTGTCAAGTTCCTTCCGTGTGGTGGGAAAACAGCAGGTAAAACACTCATCGATAAATGAGGCAGAATGTATTCATTTACTCcatacatttattgagtaccactccataccaggcactgttccaggaaTTTGGGGTactgcagtgaacaaaacaaagatatttgccctgcagagcttacattctagtggggagagaCTATACTAAataacaaacatatttaaaaacatatagtgTGTCAGTAGGTACAGAAGAAATAAGATAAAGGGTAGGATAGGGGGCTtgtgggcatggggtggggggttgCACTCAACCTATGACTCTTGCCCTCTTCCTCTGTTGAAAAACCTGTCCTGAGCCCAAGCTGCCCAGAGCCCTGTGGGGTGAGGGAGCACCCCTGGCTGGGAGGGGAGTCGGGCAGAGAAGGGCCCATGTGCTCTGACCTGGCTCCTCTGTGTTGCTGTGCCCCTCAGGTGGCCACACATGTGGACAGAGCACCGGGTCTCACAGCCTAACTGGATTGGGTGAGGATGAGGACTGGGACCATTTCAGCCTCCCTGTTTCTTTCCCCCATAGTCTTTCCCGGCCAGGTTTCCAGCCCAGGGGAAATAGCACATGTGTACTTCCCTGGTATTTACATGGTTCCCAGCAGCCCTTGGGCGACACTGAGATTCTTTCAACTAGGCTgataagtgaaaaacaaaacagaaaacagccaaGCCTGGCAGGTCAGAGGGCTCTGCTGGCTCGGCCACTGTgtgctgggaaggaggaggaaatgggtgcTGTTAGTGACAAAAGGCCAAGAGTGGGACTGGTGAGTTTGCAGCTGCTTAGGTGTGGGAGGTGCAGAGCCTCTGGATGGGTCAGACTCCGAACATCAAACTCTGCTTTGACAGCACTATGTGGCCTATTTGTACATTTCAAGTTAACACCCTCATCTCTGATACCTTAAGAAAGATCTGGAAAAAAGTCTCAGGGCAATGGGGATTCAATGCAGGGATGGCCTTCGATTAGGATTATGGTAAACTGGCGTGATGGCATTCCAGCCTAGGGTTTCCCCATCTTGTGactgcccctcacccccaggtTATCCAAGCTCATTTGGATGTTGTGGCCCCTACGGGAGTATAAAGTGGTGCCAGTTCCAGACCCCCACCTGGGTTGTTCTTGTTTTTTCCAGACCACTGTGGTGGAGGGTCCTCACTCCTGCACTGGATATCTCCAACTGTCCCTGCCCAGGTTCCCTTTATGGGGCTGGGCTCTCCTGGCAGGAGGGAGCTCGGAGACAGTGCCAGGATGAGGGTCCTGATGCTACACAGGAGCAAGAGGGGTGGTCTCAGGGTGGCCCAAGGTGGTGTAGCTGGGCTGAAGACTAGGATGTGAGGTTGCGTGAGGCTCAGTTCTGCGGGGTAAGGTCAGGACAAAATGGGTGCACTCCCAAGGCTGTGTTTGTTCACCTCTGACTTCACCAGTCAATATCCTGGGTCAGATTTGACCAAGAAGATAAGCCATCCTTCCTTCGAAAGCAAATGGCCCCCTTGGCCCATTACACAGTGGGGTGAGCTTTGGTTGACTGacagaatgaatgaaagattGGGAATAGAATGGAAATGGAAGAAAGGAGTGGTCACAACCTAGGGTTCAGAATGAAGGCCACAGGCCACAAGTGTTCCCTCGCACTTTCTTTTTGCAGGGCAGGGACACTGTGTCGAGGCAGGTTCAGGAACTGGAAGAAGCTGTGCAGGGCTGCACTGTTTTGTGTGCCCTGAACTTAAGGTTAGAGTTCCTATCCCTTTAGCCCTCAAAGGCTAAAAGTTCTGTCCCCTATGCAGGGAGCATTCTTACAAATCACGGTGAGCAAGTGACTCTCTTTGCTGAGCATTTTATGAGCATTTGATATTTTCTAATTGCAACCCGCCACAGAGAAGTTAATTTGTCCCTGCA encodes:
- the LOC138378325 gene encoding dehydrogenase/reductase SDR family member 2, mitochondrial-like, with product MLRAVAWVHWGPFRPCTGLSVRMTSSGIAQKGILANRVAVVTGSTDGIGLAIARRLAQDGAHVVVSSRKQQNVDRAVAMLQGEGLSVTGTVCHVGKAEDRERLVATAVKHCGSVDFLVCNAGVNPLVGSTLGASDQVWDKILDVNLKAPALLLSQLLPHMENRRGAVVLISSIAAYMPHVELGAYNVSKTALLGLTRTLALELAPKDIRVNCLVPGIIETDFSKVLHKNKVFWKNFKENMRLQRIGQPEDCAGLVSFLCSPEASYISGENITVAGFSPRL